The genomic region GGATTGAGAACCACACCGAGGAACAAAACAGCTCGAGAAGTGTCTTCTCTGATCATAAACATAAACGGATGATCTGCCACAAAAACTGGCGGTGAAACAGGCGGGCCACCTCCTCCCGCCATACGAACTCTACTTAAGCCAGTGGCTTCTGTGCCATTCTCGTCAACTTCAATGAAAGATTGTTGTAAGATGTCAGAGACATAGAGCTTATCAGCATCAGGATGTGTAGAATCCACCATCCGAGTAAAGTCCATATTAAGACGTTCAAAAGGCAATGTCAATCCCAATTTTTGCATAACATCTTTAGGTTCAAAATTATAAGATATCTTAAACTTTGGTATCCACAGATCATATAAATACGTCGAGTTGAGATCATATTTAGTGTGAAATAATTCACTATCTGAATCAAACACTTGTAAAAGATCGTGCAATCCGTCATTCTTATCAGGCAGAAAGATATACATAGAGAATTTGTTCGAAAGGCCTTCAGTTTCATAAGGAAGTTGGATGATCTTGTAGCCTTTAAAGGAACCATATAAGAACCTGTTATAGGATCTTGTCATAAAGGGGACTGAAACAGTCTTCCCATTGATGAGATGAAACTCTTTTTCCTTCGTCATATTTGAAGCAAAAGGTATATACCATAACCCTTTAAAATACAACGCATTTGCCAAGACAATAAAAACATCTTTCAAGTCAGTCTTTTCAACGATAGTGGGGATCAACCCTTTAGTTTTCTTGCTAGCCCATGAGTTCATTTCCTTAGCTGATTCCTCAGGCTTCAAACGAAAAATGGAAATTTAATAAATAGAAGTATATCAAAACCAAGGTTTAAAATTTGCTACTAAGGATTGTCGGTCCGGACTTAGTAAGGGCTAATGCCAAGTCAAGGACTAGTCGGACATTAATCAACTTTGGCTGTATTTTACCTACTTTTACTGACAAAATTCGACCAAGTTGATAACTAGTCGGCCTCGATGAAGTATCGGGGACTAGTCGGCAGTGGcggaactaggatttttttcaccgggggtcaaaaaaaaaaaaaaaattaaaaccatagcaatttttttggacaaaatatggaggttttgaggcaaaaaattgaggtttttaggcaaattatgaaggtatttgaacaaaatttgaaggttttttttggcaaaatttgaagttttggggacaaaagttg from Rutidosis leptorrhynchoides isolate AG116_Rl617_1_P2 chromosome 9, CSIRO_AGI_Rlap_v1, whole genome shotgun sequence harbors:
- the LOC139867477 gene encoding serpin-Z10-like, whose translation is MAEERKKRKISISTSKISAAKTINVATKVLLDDANHGFKKGNFVCSPFTIEALLGMVAAGAQGKTLKQLLEFLGHETLDQLLYESPTSKLLQQILFNTENAEAGLEIVVANGIWVDSQMNRVQSCYEEVLKTVYKTESMFLDFENKPEESAKEMNSWASKKTKGLIPTIVEKTDLKDVFIVLANALYFKGLWYIPFASNMTKEKEFHLINGKTVSVPFMTRSYNRFLYGSFKGYKIIQLPYETEGLSNKFSMYIFLPDKNDGLHDLLQVFDSDSELFHTKYDLNSTYLYDLWIPKFKISYNFEPKDVMQKLGLTLPFERLNMDFTRMVDSTHPDADKLYVSDILQQSFIEVDENGTEATGLSRVRMAGGGGPPVSPPVFVADHPFMFMIREDTSRAVLFLGVVLNPKQN